The Dickeya poaceiphila DNA window CTCTCAGACGAATACGGACCATTTCTGATTCATATTGATGCACAGGGCAGCATTCTGGAAAAGGTGGGACCAACGCCACTACCCGGCGAGCAAGCCGTCGCCAGCGGTTTACCCAACATTCTTAAATGGCGACAACCTAACCGGGGTTTTGAGGGCATCACCCGGATGCCGGATGGTCGTCTTCTTGCTGCGGTACAAAGCACGCTGGATATCGAGGGGAAAACCCAAAATAAAGCGTTGTTTATCCGTTTGGTCAGTTTTGACCCTTCAACAGGTAAAACGGCTATGTACGGTTATCCACTGGATGTGGATCGGTGGAAAAAAACCGGTGATGCTAAAATTGGCGACATGGTGGCACTGAACGATCATGACGTATTGGTGATTGAACAAGGTACTGGCAAGAACAAGGTGATACACAACCTGATCTATCGTGTCGATCTGCGTGACGCCAGCGACCTGACCACATTCGATGCAACTCAGCCAGCAGAGTGGAATGATGCCAAAACGCTGGAGAAACGCGGCATCGTACTGGCGAAAAAACAACAACTGGTTGATTTACGTCAGTTGGGCTGGAAGCCGGAGAAAGCTGAAGGGTTGGCGCTGATTGACGCCAGCACGCTGGCGGTAACCAATGACAATGATTTCGGTTTACAGTCTGTACTGGTTAACCCCGCCAATGATGTGAGGAAAATCGGCAGCTATCAGGTCGGGCCTGACGGCAAACTCTT harbors:
- a CDS encoding esterase-like activity of phytase family protein; this translates as MRLCLPLLSMILLAHVVQAADIQTEQYQITFPDNDRVSYHGKWQARFPNGFPMGIGSGLSFIGRDGDKLTFATVTDRGPNADAPEYQGKEAKIFAVPDFTPSMMTITVDANGAQATARRQLHDKSGPVSGLPLPDSLLGTTNEVALSDVLKKLSDDRRGLDTEGITLDGQGGFWLSDEYGPFLIHIDAQGSILEKVGPTPLPGEQAVASGLPNILKWRQPNRGFEGITRMPDGRLLAAVQSTLDIEGKTQNKALFIRLVSFDPSTGKTAMYGYPLDVDRWKKTGDAKIGDMVALNDHDVLVIEQGTGKNKVIHNLIYRVDLRDASDLTTFDATQPAEWNDAKTLEKRGIVLAKKQQLVDLRQLGWKPEKAEGLALIDASTLAVTNDNDFGLQSVLVNPANDVRKIGSYQVGPDGKLLLDGHPVDTRVELESLPKDEAASQLWIIHLPQPLR